One Gemmatimonadales bacterium genomic region harbors:
- a CDS encoding diacylglycerol kinase family protein, whose product MPATLLILNPASGHGLGRKLRPRIERALRETGVGFDLVETTAPGDAVRLGREAAAAGVERILAAGGDGTVHEVANGLLEAPSAADGATRPALGTIPIGTGNDFAKLLHVYKLPPEEAARRMAAARVERFDVGRVIGEYFDNSLGIGFDAEVARQANQTTKLSGLAVYVVAVYKTFVSFRAPMLEVASAAHSETGPMMMLECSIGRSAGGGFYLTPDADPADGLLDVCLIRKVGLAKFLRYVPRVLSGKHVGLAEVAMFRTAALKIRSTDRPLLLHLDGEVRAPDSRDIEVTLEAGRLRVLVGA is encoded by the coding sequence GTGCCGGCGACCCTGCTGATCCTGAATCCCGCCAGCGGCCATGGCCTGGGCCGCAAGCTGCGCCCGCGGATCGAGCGCGCGCTGCGCGAGACGGGCGTGGGCTTCGACCTGGTCGAGACGACGGCGCCGGGCGACGCGGTGCGCCTCGGTCGCGAGGCCGCGGCCGCCGGCGTCGAGCGCATCCTCGCGGCCGGCGGCGACGGCACCGTGCACGAGGTGGCCAACGGCCTCCTCGAGGCCCCGTCCGCCGCCGACGGCGCCACGCGGCCCGCGCTCGGCACCATCCCGATCGGCACCGGCAACGACTTCGCCAAGCTGCTCCACGTCTACAAGCTCCCGCCTGAGGAGGCCGCGAGGCGGATGGCGGCCGCCCGGGTGGAGCGGTTCGACGTGGGCCGGGTGATCGGCGAGTACTTCGACAACTCGCTCGGCATCGGCTTCGACGCGGAGGTGGCCCGCCAGGCCAACCAGACGACGAAGCTGAGCGGCCTCGCCGTCTACGTGGTCGCGGTGTACAAGACGTTCGTGAGCTTCCGCGCCCCGATGCTGGAGGTGGCCTCGGCTGCGCACAGCGAGACCGGGCCGATGATGATGCTCGAGTGCTCGATCGGTCGCAGCGCCGGCGGCGGCTTCTACCTCACCCCCGACGCCGATCCGGCCGACGGCCTGCTGGACGTCTGCCTGATCCGCAAGGTCGGCCTGGCCAAGTTCCTGCGCTACGTGCCGAGGGTGTTGAGCGGCAAGCACGTGGGCCTGGCCGAGGTGGCGATGTTCAGGACGGCGGCCCTGAAGATCCGGTCCACGGACCGGCCGCTGCTGCTGCACCTCGACGGCGAGGTGCGGGCCCCCGACTCCCGGGACATCGAGGTGACCCTGGAGGCGGGCCGCCTGCGGGTGCTCGTGGGCGCGTGA